A stretch of Bacillus pseudomycoides DNA encodes these proteins:
- a CDS encoding ATP-binding protein → MNRNLRNIILYILLAILPTLGIGTVLYSYHTYQMQQANKLGAHTALFVYRDYLDHHIGEAISALEMLSMVVNTETENMTGIEQILRDTDERDKRFSGLYFANKDAFITVASKGLVTPIRVADRSYILEAFKTKKTTVSSVITDRVLGHQAILIATPIFTKDKKASGLLLASLRFDYISSALNAIKPQYHFEVTDQHGVIFLRDDNNESSKPHTNTLSTPLQKLNWQVSVSPLPIHKTTLYQTVIVECLVTLFLMTILFLLIQYILLKRQTKLERQQNEIQKIELVGTFAASTAHEIRNPLTGIKGLVTLLKEKHTQEQDQFYFSVIEQEIERINEIVNEFLILGKPTAIIEKKYDVRDILQEVALIIQSEAHLYNIIFTLQLPEHPVHIRCSKDHMKQVILNITKNAIEAMSSGDTLTIQVTSNKEYAQLHIVDTGKGIPKHIQKHLFHPFFTNKDTGTGLGLVICKRIIEMYDGQIVIDSKENKGTTVHIKLPLDLA, encoded by the coding sequence TTGAACCGGAATTTACGAAACATCATTCTATATATATTACTTGCCATATTACCCACACTTGGAATCGGTACAGTTTTATATTCCTATCATACATATCAGATGCAACAGGCAAACAAGCTAGGTGCTCATACTGCCTTATTTGTATATAGGGACTATTTAGACCATCATATCGGCGAAGCAATTTCCGCTTTAGAAATGCTTTCTATGGTCGTAAATACAGAAACAGAAAACATGACTGGAATTGAACAAATACTTCGTGATACAGACGAAAGAGACAAACGTTTTTCTGGACTATACTTTGCGAATAAAGATGCTTTCATTACGGTAGCATCTAAAGGATTAGTAACTCCCATTCGCGTCGCCGATCGAAGTTACATACTAGAAGCTTTTAAAACTAAAAAAACAACTGTGTCCTCTGTCATTACAGATCGTGTTCTTGGCCACCAAGCCATCTTAATCGCCACGCCCATTTTTACAAAAGACAAGAAAGCGTCTGGATTATTGTTAGCAAGTTTACGTTTTGATTATATTTCATCTGCTTTAAATGCAATCAAGCCACAGTATCATTTTGAAGTGACCGATCAGCATGGCGTTATCTTTTTGAGAGATGATAATAACGAGTCAAGTAAGCCACATACGAATACACTTTCTACTCCGCTACAAAAATTAAACTGGCAAGTTTCCGTTTCTCCATTACCTATTCATAAAACAACTTTATACCAAACGGTTATAGTAGAATGTCTCGTTACTTTATTTTTAATGACGATTTTATTTTTACTCATTCAATATATTTTGCTGAAACGACAAACAAAATTGGAGAGACAACAAAATGAAATACAAAAAATTGAATTAGTTGGTACTTTTGCAGCTAGTACAGCTCATGAAATCCGGAATCCACTTACCGGAATTAAAGGCCTTGTAACACTCCTAAAAGAAAAACATACACAAGAGCAAGACCAATTCTATTTCTCTGTTATTGAACAAGAAATAGAACGTATTAATGAAATTGTTAACGAATTTCTTATTCTTGGCAAACCAACAGCGATTATTGAAAAAAAGTATGATGTAAGAGATATCCTTCAAGAGGTAGCATTAATTATTCAATCGGAAGCACATTTGTATAACATTATATTCACCTTGCAGTTACCAGAGCATCCTGTTCATATACGTTGTTCAAAAGATCATATGAAACAAGTGATTTTAAATATTACAAAAAACGCAATTGAAGCCATGTCGTCTGGTGATACGTTAACAATTCAGGTTACCAGTAACAAAGAATACGCACAATTACACATTGTTGACACAGGAAAAGGTATCCCAAAGCATATTCAAAAACACCTCTTTCATCCGTTCTTTACCAACAAAGATACCGGAACAGGTCTTGGCCTTGTCATATGCAAACGAATTATAGAAATGTATGATGGACAAATTGTGATTGATAGCAAAGAAAATAAAGGAACCACTGTCCATATAAAACTTCCATTAGATCTCGCATAA
- a CDS encoding MarR family winged helix-turn-helix transcriptional regulator produces the protein MKLNDGREDISQSLKVFIALSRVHRAVMDTTNKSIQSNGLNPTEFAVLELLYHKDSQPLQQIGERILIASGSITYVVDKLEKKGLVKRIPCPNDRRVIYAQLTEEGETFIASIFPNHEKVIHDSFEMLTKEEKDELLSLLKKVGKYER, from the coding sequence ATGAAATTGAATGATGGACGAGAAGATATTTCTCAATCTTTAAAAGTGTTTATTGCACTATCGCGTGTGCACCGTGCTGTTATGGATACGACAAATAAATCAATACAAAGTAATGGATTAAATCCAACTGAGTTTGCTGTGTTAGAATTGCTATATCATAAAGATAGTCAGCCGCTTCAACAAATTGGAGAGCGTATTTTAATTGCAAGTGGAAGTATTACGTACGTTGTCGATAAGTTAGAAAAAAAGGGGCTTGTGAAACGAATTCCATGCCCAAATGATCGTCGTGTTATATATGCGCAGTTAACAGAGGAAGGAGAGACCTTCATCGCTTCTATTTTTCCAAATCATGAAAAAGTTATACATGATTCCTTTGAAATGTTAACAAAAGAGGAGAAGGATGAGTTGTTATCTTTACTTAAAAAAGTTGGAAAGTATGAAAGATGA
- a CDS encoding M3 family oligoendopeptidase, giving the protein MSFQNYEYKRPNTEELQEKFTAALEQFENAKTVEEQKKVIGVINEIRNDFGTMGNICYIRHSVDTTDEFYKEEQDFFDEYSPIVQGHTTKYYKVLMNSPFREELEAYYGKQLFALAECDLKTYSDEIVKDLQLENKLSSQYTQLLAAAKIDFEGEERTLSQLGPFMQHKDRDMRKRASEAYYGFLAEHEEELDRIYDELVKVRTKIAKTLGFKNFVELGYARMYRTDYNAEMVANYRKQVLDFIVPVATELRNRQKARIGVGKLAYYDESFEYATGNPTPKGDAEWIINHGKTMYKELSKETDEFFNFMLENELLDLVAKKGKAGGGYCTYIENYKAPFIFSNFNGTSGDIDVLTHEAGHAFQVYESRKFEIPEYNWPTYEACEIHSMSMEFFTWPWMKLFFEEDVDKYYFSHLSSALLFLPYGVSVDEYQHYVYENPEASPEDRKTAWRNIERKYLPHRDYEDNDYLEHGGFWQRQGHIYSSPFYYIDYTLAQICALQFWKRARDNRQEAWEDYVNLCQQGGSKSFLDLVEIANLTSPFANGCVQGVINEIQAWLHAVDDTKL; this is encoded by the coding sequence ATGTCATTTCAGAACTATGAATATAAACGCCCGAATACGGAAGAGTTACAAGAGAAATTTACTGCAGCTTTAGAACAATTTGAGAATGCAAAGACAGTAGAAGAACAAAAGAAAGTCATTGGTGTAATTAATGAAATTCGCAATGATTTTGGTACAATGGGAAACATTTGTTACATTCGCCACTCTGTTGATACAACAGATGAATTTTATAAGGAAGAACAAGATTTCTTTGATGAGTATTCTCCTATTGTACAAGGCCATACAACGAAATATTATAAAGTATTGATGAATTCTCCATTTCGTGAGGAGCTAGAGGCTTATTATGGGAAACAGTTATTTGCTTTAGCAGAATGTGATTTAAAAACATATTCAGATGAAATTGTGAAAGATTTACAACTGGAAAATAAATTATCTTCTCAATATACACAACTTTTAGCCGCTGCAAAAATTGACTTTGAAGGGGAAGAAAGAACACTATCACAGCTTGGACCTTTTATGCAACATAAGGATAGGGATATGCGTAAAAGAGCAAGTGAAGCTTATTATGGTTTCTTAGCAGAGCATGAAGAAGAGTTAGATCGTATTTATGATGAACTTGTAAAAGTAAGAACGAAGATTGCGAAAACACTTGGTTTTAAAAATTTTGTTGAACTTGGATATGCAAGAATGTATCGCACAGATTATAATGCGGAAATGGTAGCAAATTATCGTAAACAAGTACTAGATTTCATTGTTCCAGTTGCAACAGAATTACGAAATAGACAAAAGGCACGCATTGGTGTAGGCAAGTTAGCTTACTATGATGAGAGTTTTGAATACGCAACAGGTAATCCGACTCCAAAGGGAGATGCAGAGTGGATTATTAATCATGGAAAGACGATGTATAAAGAATTATCAAAAGAAACAGATGAGTTCTTTAACTTTATGTTAGAGAATGAATTATTAGATTTAGTTGCGAAAAAAGGAAAAGCTGGCGGCGGTTATTGTACATATATTGAAAATTATAAAGCTCCGTTTATTTTCTCAAACTTTAATGGAACATCAGGGGATATTGATGTGTTAACACATGAGGCGGGACATGCGTTTCAAGTATATGAGAGCCGCAAGTTTGAAATTCCAGAGTATAATTGGCCGACGTATGAAGCGTGTGAAATTCATTCTATGAGTATGGAATTTTTCACATGGCCATGGATGAAATTATTCTTTGAGGAAGATGTAGATAAATATTATTTCTCTCATTTAAGTTCAGCACTTCTATTTTTACCATACGGTGTATCTGTTGATGAATATCAACATTATGTATATGAAAATCCAGAAGCATCTCCAGAGGATCGTAAAACGGCATGGCGTAATATTGAAAGAAAGTACCTACCACACCGAGATTATGAAGATAATGACTATTTAGAACATGGTGGTTTCTGGCAACGTCAAGGCCATATTTATAGCTCTCCTTTCTATTACATTGATTATACATTGGCTCAAATTTGTGCACTGCAATTTTGGAAGCGAGCAAGAGATAATAGACAAGAAGCGTGGGAAGATTATGTGAATCTTTGTCAGCAAGGAGGAAGCAAGTCTTTCCTAGATTTAGTAGAGATAGCAAATTTAACATCGCCATTTGCTAATGGGTGTGTGCAAGGGGTAATCAATGAGATCCAAGCATGGTTACATGCAGTAGATGACACAAAATTGTAA
- a CDS encoding DinB family protein, whose translation MLHSNMNVSLETVLQSLHSTRNTLLSEIEMLNDTEVNVKPRRDKWSIMQILHHLHLVEQSVTSSLVYALQKKERKVVPLKDLQLTLDRTYKREAPQQIQPTETLMKKQQGIQLLEHSRAELLHTLHSIIDEKELFENSLKHPVFHELNLYQWIQFLDLHEQRHLTQLKEAKYAILQR comes from the coding sequence ATGCTTCATTCTAATATGAATGTTAGTTTGGAAACAGTTTTGCAATCGTTACACTCTACAAGAAACACACTATTATCAGAAATTGAGATGCTAAATGATACGGAAGTGAATGTGAAACCGCGCCGTGATAAATGGAGTATCATGCAAATTCTACATCATCTACATCTAGTTGAACAATCTGTTACATCATCTCTTGTGTATGCCTTACAGAAAAAAGAAAGAAAAGTAGTTCCGCTCAAAGATCTCCAACTTACTCTTGATCGAACATACAAACGAGAAGCTCCTCAACAAATTCAACCAACAGAAACATTGATGAAAAAACAACAAGGAATTCAATTGCTTGAACATTCACGGGCAGAATTATTGCATACGCTGCATAGTATTATAGATGAAAAAGAATTGTTTGAAAATTCTTTGAAACATCCTGTGTTTCATGAACTTAATCTATATCAATGGATTCAATTCCTCGATTTACATGAACAGCGCCATCTTACACAGTTAAAAGAAGCAAAATATGCGATTTTGCAAAGGTGA
- a CDS encoding DUF6254 family protein, producing MSHKKKEQERSWKARKENQKPHGKVKTFAELVDETEKT from the coding sequence ATGTCACACAAGAAAAAAGAGCAAGAGCGTAGTTGGAAGGCGCGAAAAGAAAATCAAAAACCGCATGGGAAAGTAAAGACTTTTGCTGAACTTGTTGATGAAACAGAAAAAACGTGA
- a CDS encoding sensor histidine kinase, whose protein sequence is MLVYHLFWNQKGKHSPKLNSIIFILLCSTTTILCIFFAAKTNTGFQFDMRHIVLIVGTLTGGPIAGGAVLVVLNVYRFLLGGIGIIPSAIGSILLYIVLLSTYKFFNKGSNHIKLMLAILYSLTYGFVWVSVFLIKVSNSEDYLPHIIAYQLCATMGTILILYLLNILRLQARLQEELINAEKFHLIGEMAASISHEIRNPLTSTKGFLQLLQSDECSEKDRKLYTEIAIHGIEQANHVLTDYLTFAKPSIEKEQVLQLENELLHALSLITPLANLSNVRIHYIKQSSSFLITGEKQKFNQCLLNILKNCIEAMPKGGDLTLTLVPDHKHVQLYIKDNGIGMDTEQIKRLGSPFYSTKEKGTGLGMMVVFSIVKAMDGKIDITSEEGIGTNFLLTFPLIQKT, encoded by the coding sequence ATGCTAGTATATCACCTATTTTGGAATCAAAAAGGCAAGCATTCACCTAAACTAAATTCAATTATATTTATATTACTTTGTAGTACTACCACAATACTTTGCATTTTTTTTGCAGCCAAAACGAATACTGGATTTCAATTTGATATGCGTCACATTGTATTAATTGTTGGCACATTAACAGGAGGACCTATTGCCGGTGGGGCTGTTTTAGTTGTATTAAACGTATACCGTTTCTTATTAGGAGGAATAGGAATCATTCCATCCGCCATTGGCTCGATTCTCTTATATATTGTTTTACTTTCCACATATAAATTTTTTAACAAAGGGTCTAATCATATAAAACTTATGCTTGCCATTTTATATAGTCTTACATACGGATTCGTTTGGGTCTCTGTTTTCCTTATCAAAGTGTCTAATTCTGAAGACTATCTCCCTCATATTATTGCGTATCAACTATGCGCAACAATGGGTACAATTCTTATTCTCTATTTATTGAACATACTTCGATTGCAAGCTCGTTTACAGGAAGAACTTATTAACGCTGAGAAATTTCATCTCATTGGAGAAATGGCTGCCTCTATTTCCCATGAAATTCGTAATCCTTTGACTTCAACAAAAGGTTTTTTACAACTTCTACAATCTGATGAATGCTCTGAAAAAGATCGGAAATTATACACAGAAATAGCTATACATGGAATTGAACAGGCAAATCATGTTCTCACAGATTATTTAACATTTGCAAAACCAAGTATTGAAAAAGAACAAGTGTTACAACTAGAAAATGAATTACTCCATGCACTATCCCTTATTACGCCATTAGCTAATTTATCAAATGTTCGCATACATTACATAAAACAAAGTAGCTCTTTTCTTATTACTGGTGAAAAGCAAAAATTCAATCAATGTTTGTTAAATATTCTAAAAAACTGTATTGAAGCCATGCCTAAAGGTGGCGATCTTACCCTCACACTAGTTCCCGACCATAAACATGTTCAATTATATATAAAAGACAATGGAATCGGTATGGACACAGAACAAATAAAGCGCCTTGGCTCTCCATTCTATTCTACAAAAGAGAAAGGAACCGGACTTGGGATGATGGTCGTATTCAGCATCGTCAAAGCAATGGATGGAAAAATCGATATTACAAGTGAAGAAGGTATTGGTACAAACTTCCTATTAACCTTTCCACTCATACAAAAAACGTGA
- the queC gene encoding 7-cyano-7-deazaguanine synthase QueC, which produces MKKEKAVVVFSGGQDSTTCLFWAMQQFAEVEAVTFNYNQRHKLEIDCAADIAKELGIKHTVLDMSLLNQLAPNALTRTDMEITHEEGELPSTFVDGRNLLFLSFAAVLAKQVGARHIVTGVCETDFSGYPDCRDVFVKSLNVTLNLSMDYPFVIHTPLMWIDKAETWKLSDELGAFEFVREKTLTCYNGIIGDGCGECPACKLRKAGLDTYLQEREGANA; this is translated from the coding sequence ATGAAAAAAGAAAAAGCAGTTGTTGTTTTTAGTGGTGGGCAGGATAGTACCACATGTTTATTTTGGGCAATGCAGCAGTTCGCAGAAGTCGAAGCTGTGACATTTAATTATAATCAACGTCATAAGTTAGAAATTGACTGTGCAGCTGATATTGCGAAAGAGTTAGGAATTAAACATACAGTACTTGACATGAGCCTATTAAATCAACTTGCTCCAAATGCGTTAACGAGAACGGATATGGAGATTACACATGAAGAAGGTGAATTGCCATCAACATTTGTAGATGGACGAAATTTACTATTCTTATCATTTGCAGCTGTGCTAGCAAAACAAGTTGGAGCACGTCATATTGTAACGGGCGTATGTGAAACAGATTTTAGCGGTTACCCTGATTGTCGTGATGTATTTGTGAAATCGTTAAACGTTACTTTAAATTTATCTATGGATTATCCATTTGTTATTCATACACCACTTATGTGGATTGATAAAGCAGAAACATGGAAATTGTCAGATGAACTTGGCGCATTTGAGTTTGTTAGAGAAAAAACATTAACATGTTATAACGGAATAATCGGTGATGGCTGCGGTGAATGTCCAGCTTGTAAACTTCGTAAAGCAGGTTTAGATACGTATTTACAAGAACGCGAAGGAGCGAACGCATAA
- the queD gene encoding 6-carboxytetrahydropterin synthase QueD, whose product MEQNFLGFRIVENLQKVDKDIQREQLKYHNKRVMVSKEFTFDAAHHLHCYEGKCKNLHGHTYKVVFGISGYVNEIGLAIDFGDIKEIWKNEIEIYLDHRYLNETLPAMNTTAENMVVWIYEKMEEALTKENRANEYKGARVEFVRLFETPTSYAEVRREWMIGE is encoded by the coding sequence ATGGAACAGAATTTTTTGGGATTTCGCATTGTAGAAAATTTACAAAAAGTGGACAAGGACATTCAACGTGAACAACTGAAATATCATAATAAACGAGTGATGGTAAGTAAGGAATTTACATTTGATGCAGCGCATCATTTGCACTGTTATGAAGGGAAATGTAAAAATTTACATGGTCACACATACAAAGTTGTTTTTGGAATTAGTGGATATGTAAATGAGATTGGACTTGCTATTGACTTTGGAGATATAAAAGAAATTTGGAAAAATGAAATAGAAATTTATTTGGATCATCGTTATTTAAATGAAACATTACCAGCGATGAATACGACGGCTGAAAACATGGTTGTTTGGATATATGAGAAGATGGAAGAGGCACTTACAAAAGAAAACCGTGCAAATGAATATAAAGGAGCACGGGTTGAATTTGTTCGTCTATTTGAAACACCAACAAGTTATGCGGAAGTAAGACGGGAGTGGATGATCGGTGAGTAA
- the queE gene encoding 7-carboxy-7-deazaguanine synthase QueE encodes MSKIPVLEIFGPTIQGEGMVVGQKTMFIRTAGCDYSCAWCDSSFTWDGSAKEQIRQMTPEEIWSELVEIGGENFSYVTISGGNPVLLKNLDGFLSLLQEKKIRTAIETQGSKWQEWLLHIDEVTISPKPPSSQMKTDFIMLDSVIERLAGKDFSLKVVVFDDHDFEYAVKVHERYPHVPFFLQVGNDDTKTVDDALLIRNLLQKYEWLIEKAVQCKEMNDAKVLPQLHALVWGNKRGV; translated from the coding sequence GTGAGTAAGATTCCTGTTTTGGAAATTTTCGGGCCGACCATTCAAGGTGAAGGAATGGTTGTTGGACAAAAGACGATGTTCATTCGTACAGCAGGTTGTGACTATAGTTGCGCGTGGTGCGATTCCTCCTTTACATGGGATGGATCGGCGAAAGAACAAATTCGGCAAATGACTCCAGAAGAAATTTGGAGTGAACTTGTTGAAATTGGTGGAGAAAATTTTTCGTATGTAACAATTTCAGGTGGGAACCCAGTGTTATTGAAAAATCTAGATGGTTTTCTGTCTTTATTACAAGAAAAGAAAATTCGCACTGCCATTGAAACGCAAGGAAGTAAGTGGCAGGAATGGTTGCTTCATATTGATGAAGTAACGATCTCACCGAAGCCGCCAAGTTCACAAATGAAAACAGATTTTATTATGTTAGATTCTGTTATTGAAAGATTAGCAGGAAAAGATTTTAGTTTGAAAGTTGTCGTGTTTGATGATCACGACTTTGAATATGCGGTAAAAGTGCATGAGCGTTACCCACATGTACCATTTTTCCTACAAGTTGGAAATGATGATACAAAAACAGTAGACGATGCACTGCTTATTCGGAATTTATTGCAAAAATATGAATGGCTCATCGAAAAAGCTGTTCAGTGTAAAGAGATGAACGATGCAAAAGTATTACCTCAGCTCCATGCGTTAGTATGGGGAAATAAGCGAGGCGTATAA
- the queF gene encoding preQ(1) synthase, giving the protein MAGRLDEDLKDVTLLGNQNTKYLFEYSPEILEIFDNNHPNRDYFVKFNCPEFTSLCPKTGQPDFATIYISYIPEQKMVESKSLKLYLFSFRNHGDFHEDCMNVIMNDLIKLMDPRYIEVWGKFTPRGGISIDPYCNYGRPGTKYEQMAEYRMMNHDLYPETIDNR; this is encoded by the coding sequence ATGGCAGGAAGATTAGACGAAGATTTAAAAGATGTAACGTTACTTGGAAATCAAAATACAAAATATTTATTTGAATATAGTCCGGAAATTTTAGAGATATTTGATAATAATCATCCAAACCGTGATTATTTTGTAAAATTCAATTGTCCTGAATTTACAAGCCTATGTCCCAAAACAGGACAACCAGATTTTGCAACGATTTATATTAGCTACATTCCAGAGCAAAAAATGGTCGAGAGTAAATCTTTAAAGTTATATTTATTTAGTTTCCGTAATCATGGTGATTTTCATGAAGATTGTATGAATGTTATTATGAACGATTTAATTAAATTAATGGACCCACGTTATATTGAAGTGTGGGGGAAATTTACACCACGTGGTGGCATCTCAATTGATCCATATTGTAACTATGGTCGCCCTGGTACAAAATACGAACAAATGGCAGAATATCGTATGATGAACCACGATTTATACCCTGAAACAATCGATAATCGTTAA
- a CDS encoding DUF2187 family protein, with the protein MKIAEAGDIIEFKGGMQGRVQKVNKNSVIVDITIMENFRELDMEPLTVVNHKNYTVINQHA; encoded by the coding sequence ATGAAAATCGCAGAAGCTGGAGATATTATCGAATTTAAAGGTGGAATGCAAGGCCGCGTTCAAAAAGTGAATAAAAACTCCGTTATTGTCGATATAACAATCATGGAGAATTTTAGAGAACTAGATATGGAACCTCTTACAGTTGTAAATCATAAAAACTATACAGTTATTAATCAACATGCATAA
- a CDS encoding histidine phosphatase family protein has translation MRISFIRHGRLHNVTESMTVSSFRKWMERYDLEDMEKSKDIPTKTIEAIESAKLIVTSDQKRAVQSAAELTNSLSFIQNSLFREAEVPSEFFIPEWVKCKPEVWTFMGRALWMIGYSKDVESYREAQGRAKQATDTLVGYALVHGHIALIGHSYFNTMIGAELRARRWSGPPIFHRKPWSCTEYTFHEAMNGNILNTNLT, from the coding sequence ATGCGAATTTCTTTTATTCGTCACGGTCGCTTACATAATGTTACAGAATCAATGACAGTATCATCGTTTCGTAAATGGATGGAGCGATACGATTTAGAAGATATGGAAAAAAGTAAGGACATACCAACTAAGACAATTGAAGCAATTGAATCTGCAAAGCTTATTGTAACGAGTGATCAAAAACGTGCGGTACAGTCAGCTGCAGAATTAACGAATTCTCTTTCTTTTATACAAAATTCTCTTTTTCGAGAGGCAGAAGTACCATCTGAATTTTTTATTCCTGAATGGGTGAAATGCAAACCCGAAGTATGGACATTTATGGGGCGCGCATTATGGATGATTGGATATTCTAAAGATGTTGAGTCTTATCGTGAAGCGCAAGGGAGAGCAAAGCAGGCAACTGATACGTTAGTAGGATATGCGTTAGTGCATGGACATATTGCACTCATAGGGCATAGTTATTTTAATACGATGATTGGGGCTGAACTGCGTGCTAGAAGATGGTCTGGTCCCCCTATTTTTCATCGGAAGCCATGGAGTTGTACAGAATATACATTTCATGAAGCGATGAATGGAAATATATTGAACACTAATTTAACATAA
- a CDS encoding N-acetyltransferase, whose product MIRKAKKTDAKAIAPLLYNALHEIAEKITGAKTEADVLTGLETWFSKKENRLSYKNCFVEEQDGQAVGIIVAYHGSHAKQLDIPIVKHLRKIHQDSSITLEKEAELDEYYIDTLSVSSTYGGRGIGSKLIQAAENDAYEKGHEKIALLVNLENKRAFSLYKKLGYQEDKTVMLVGEPYAHLVKPLYKKAFVS is encoded by the coding sequence ATGATTCGGAAAGCAAAAAAGACAGATGCGAAGGCAATAGCTCCTTTATTGTATAACGCTCTGCACGAAATTGCTGAAAAGATCACAGGTGCAAAGACCGAAGCAGACGTATTGACAGGGCTGGAAACTTGGTTTTCAAAAAAAGAAAATCGGCTTAGCTATAAGAACTGTTTCGTTGAAGAACAAGATGGACAAGCTGTTGGAATCATCGTAGCCTATCATGGCAGTCATGCAAAACAACTGGATATTCCAATTGTAAAACACTTACGAAAAATCCATCAAGATTCATCTATTACACTAGAAAAAGAAGCTGAACTCGATGAATATTATATTGACACATTATCCGTTTCAAGCACATATGGCGGACGAGGAATCGGCTCAAAATTGATTCAAGCAGCAGAAAATGATGCCTATGAAAAAGGCCATGAAAAAATTGCATTACTTGTAAATTTAGAAAACAAACGAGCTTTCTCTTTATATAAAAAGCTTGGCTACCAAGAGGATAAAACGGTTATGCTTGTTGGGGAGCCATATGCTCATTTAGTGAAACCACTCTATAAAAAAGCGTTCGTTTCTTAA
- a CDS encoding abortive phage infection protein produces the protein MDKQLANTILDQLKNGEIEEYIVTKDVFYTFREVVVSREDFKHFSGNAQRGGKIIYTYTEKPRS, from the coding sequence ATGGATAAACAATTAGCAAATACAATTTTAGATCAACTGAAAAATGGAGAGATAGAAGAGTATATTGTAACTAAGGATGTATTTTATACGTTTCGTGAGGTTGTAGTAAGTCGAGAAGATTTTAAACATTTCAGTGGGAATGCACAGCGCGGTGGAAAAATTATTTATACATATACAGAGAAACCACGTTCTTAA
- the nrdI gene encoding class Ib ribonucleoside-diphosphate reductase assembly flavoprotein NrdI, which translates to MLVAYDSMTGNVKRFIHKLNMPAVQINEDLVVDEDFVLITYTTGFGNVPERVLEFLERNNANLRGVSASGNRNWGDMFGASADKISTRYEVPIVSKFELSGTNKDVEYFKERVREIATH; encoded by the coding sequence ATGTTGGTTGCATATGATTCTATGACAGGAAACGTGAAGCGTTTCATCCACAAATTAAATATGCCGGCCGTTCAAATTAATGAGGATCTAGTAGTAGACGAAGATTTTGTTCTTATTACGTATACAACAGGTTTTGGAAATGTGCCGGAACGTGTTTTAGAATTTTTAGAGCGCAATAATGCAAATTTAAGAGGCGTATCTGCGAGTGGCAATCGCAACTGGGGAGATATGTTCGGAGCAAGTGCAGATAAAATCTCAACCAGATACGAAGTACCTATTGTATCAAAATTCGAGTTATCTGGAACAAATAAAGATGTAGAATATTTTAAAGAAAGGGTGCGGGAGATTGCGACACATTGA